In Umboniibacter marinipuniceus, the genomic stretch TGACGGATCAAAGCGGCGGCACGGATACCCGGAATTTAGTTATTACGGTTCACGGTACGCAAGATACGGCGCAAATTGCCGGTACCGATACGGGCACGACTACCGAAGAGTCTCAACTTCAGGCTACGGGCCAGTTGACGATCACGGATCTGGATGCGGGCGAAGCTCACTTCCAAGACGGTGACATCGCGGCAGCGCACGGTACTTTGCATCTGAAGGCCGATGGCGCTTGGACCTATGATCTGAATAACACCAACCCGGACGTACAGGCGCTTGGGACTAGTGCGTCTACGACAAACAGCTTAACGGATACTATTGAAGTGCAGAGTGCCGACGGCACCAAGCACAGCATTACTGTCACGGTGAATGGCACCAATGATGGCCCTGTTCTTAACAACATCACGGCCGCAACGGCGACCGAAGGTGACTCCTCGACTACCACAGGAACGATCACCTCAACGGATATCGACACTGGCGATACGGCGAAGTACACCACCACGGCGACAGTAGCTGGGTTCGCGCTTAATGCGGACGGCAGTTACTCGTTCGACCCAACGGATACGGCTTATAATGGCTTAGCGGCCGGTGACACACAGCAGATCACGATTCCAGTGACTGTGACCGACGGCAGCGGCGACACCAATCAGAAGGATCTCGTCATCACCGTCACCGGTACCAACGACAACCCAGTGCTCGATCAGATCCAGGCGCAATCGGTAAACGAAGATGGTAATCCGCTGACGGGCACCATCACCTCAACCGATGTCGACGCCCATGAGAAATCAACGTACTCAATCGCCAACTCGGTGGACGGATTTACCTTAAACCCAGACGGTAGTTACACCTTTGATCCAAGCCATACTTCGTATCAACAACTAGCAGCAGGCGTTGATCAAACGCTAACAATCCCAATTACCGTGACCGACCAAGACGGTGGCACGGATACTCAGAATCTAGTCATCACGGTTCACGGCACAAATGATGCAGCGATAGTAACGGACCCTAGCGCTACCGGCCATGCTGTCAAAGAAGATAGTAATCTTGTCGGTAATTCATTGGTTGCCGCCGGGCAGTTGGGAGTCTCCGATCTCGATGCCAATGAGGCATTTTTTCAGCATGAAACCGTTAGCGGGAAGTACGGTTCGTTCGCGATTGATAGAGACGGAAAGTGGCAATTTACAGCGGACAATACTCAAACTGAAATTCAGAAATTGGCTGCGGGTCAGACTATTTACGACCAAGTGACGGTATTAACTGCGGACGGTACAAAGCACGATATTGTGGTAAACATTACGGGTACCACAGATCACCCCATTATTCATGTAGCGCCTTCCTCTGCAAGCGTAAGCGTTATCGAAGGTACCAGTCCTGTAGCTTCAGGAGTATTGACGGCTGAAGCAGTTGATCAGACATCTTCTCTGGTTTGGAGTCTTGATAACGGCGAAGGAATCTATGGAGCGCTGTCAATCGACCCATCGAGCGGTAAGTGGTCTTATGCTCTGGCTCAAGGTTCGGATGCGAAAGGCCAACGAGTAGAATCGCTGAAAGAAGGTGAAACACACTCTGAGGCGTTTAAGGCAATTGTAACCGATCAGCATGGCACCTCCTCGGAGCAGGAGATTGTTGTTCACGTTACGGGGACCAATGATAGTGCGGTAATTTCGGGCACTGACACAGGTACTGCGGTAGAAAACATCGGACTGCAGGCTCGGGGGCAGTTGACGATTAGTGATGTTGATGCAGGCGAGGCGACATTTAGCCCCGATAACATCATTGGAGCATACGGCACCTTGCATCTAAAGGCTGATGGAAGTTGGGTTTATGACCTAAATGATAAGGACGCAGCCTTAGAAGCTCTAGGAACGAGCCAGACAACCACTAACAGTCTAACCGACGTTGTTGAAGTGCAAAGCGTAGATGGCACCAAGCACAGCATCACCATCACGGTGAATGGCACTAACGATAATCCAGTATTGAACGCGATCACCGCCACGGCCTTGGAAGGTGACTCCACCGCGACGACGGGTACGATAACGTCAACGGATACAGACACGGGCGATACTGCGTCTTACAGCACTAGTTCGAATGTGGCAGGGTTTACGCTGAACGCCGACGGAACTTACAGCTTTGACCCAACGGACGCAGCTTATAATGGCTTAGCGGCAGGTGACATACAGAAGCTTACC encodes the following:
- a CDS encoding VCBS domain-containing protein, whose product is DTAKYTTTATVAGFTLNADGSYSFDPTDAAYNGLAAGDTQQVTIPVTVTDGSGGTDQKDLVITVTGTNDNPVLDQITAQSATEDGNKVTGTITSTDVDAHESATYSIAKPVDGFTLNADGTYSFDPSHSAYQHLAAGQDQTVTIPVTVTDQSGGTDTRNLVITVHGTQDTAQIAGTDTGTTTEESQLQATGQLTITDLDAGEAHFQDGDIAAAHGTLHLKADGAWTYDLNNTNPDVQALGTSASTTNSLTDTIEVQSADGTKHSITVTVNGTNDGPVLNNITAATATEGDSSTTTGTITSTDIDTGDTAKYTTTATVAGFALNADGSYSFDPTDTAYNGLAAGDTQQITIPVTVTDGSGDTNQKDLVITVTGTNDNPVLDQIQAQSVNEDGNPLTGTITSTDVDAHEKSTYSIANSVDGFTLNPDGSYTFDPSHTSYQQLAAGVDQTLTIPITVTDQDGGTDTQNLVITVHGTNDAAIVTDPSATGHAVKEDSNLVGNSLVAAGQLGVSDLDANEAFFQHETVSGKYGSFAIDRDGKWQFTADNTQTEIQKLAAGQTIYDQVTVLTADGTKHDIVVNITGTTDHPIIHVAPSSASVSVIEGTSPVASGVLTAEAVDQTSSLVWSLDNGEGIYGALSIDPSSGKWSYALAQGSDAKGQRVESLKEGETHSEAFKAIVTDQHGTSSEQEIVVHVTGTNDSAVISGTDTGTAVENIGLQARGQLTISDVDAGEATFSPDNIIGAYGTLHLKADGSWVYDLNDKDAALEALGTSQTTTNSLTDVVEVQSVDGTKHSITITVNGTNDNPVLNAITATALEGDSTATTGTITSTDTDTGDTASYSTSSNVAGFTLNADGTYSFDPTDAAYNGLAAGDIQKLTIPVTVTDGSGGTATNNLEITVTGTNDAPTVATALNASATEDTSVSLTASDFGFADVDSGDALNHVTITQLPDPAEGALLLNGAAVSANQNISTADIAHLVFQPAANFHGDVHFSYTVSDGATDSAPAQATISVASVVDTPTVTTADVTGDED